A region from the Coffea eugenioides isolate CCC68of chromosome 9, Ceug_1.0, whole genome shotgun sequence genome encodes:
- the LOC113783310 gene encoding flavonoid 3'-monooxygenase-like — protein METWLPLALAWVVALAFLSKVSTRKRLKLNHPPGPKPWPIVGNLKLLGSIPHQSLHLLSQKYGEIMQLKFGSSPVVVASSPEMAKEFLQTHDNIFASRPTTAAGKYTSYNCSDLTWAPYGPFWRQARKLYLTQIFNPKRLDSFESIRIEERRAFISSLYALSGKPVVMRDHLTRLTLSTASQMVLSNKYFAQSEGERSLPTFEEFQEMIDTWCLLSGVFNIGDWIPWLDRFDLQGYVKQMKELHKKFDRFHNHVLDDHQARRKTEKDFIPKDMVDILLQYAEDPDLQVKLTRDQIKGLIQDLLVGGTETSALTVEWALNELLKHPRLIRKATEELDTVIGRDKWVEEADFSKLPFLEAIIKETFRLHPQATLLTPRDALEDCTVAGYNIAKGTTVFINTWSIGRNSKYWDSPEEFIPERFLEKDIDMKGQNFVLLPFGSGRRMCPGYNLGIKLIRSMLANLLHGFNWKLPHGMKPEEICMEEHYGLTTHPRIPLAMIPEPRLPVNLY, from the exons ATGGAGACTTGGCTGCCCTTAGCCTTGGCATGGGTTGTTGCATTGGCTTTTCTCTCAAAAGTATCCACTCGCAAACGCCTAAAGCTAAATCATCCACCAGGACCAAAACCATGGCCTATTGTTGGCAACTTGAAACTCCTAGGTTCAATCCCACATCAATCCTTACACTTGCTGTCCCAGAAATATGGAGAAATCATGCAACTAAAATTTGGTTCCAGCCCTGTTGTAGTAGCTTCATCCCCTGAAATGGCAAAAGAATTCTTGCAAACACATGACAACATCTTCGCTTCTCGGCCTACAACTGCTGCTGGCAAATACACTAGCTATAACTGCTCCGATTTGACATGGGCACCTTATGGTCCATTCTGGCGACAAGCTCGTAAACTTTATCTTACCCAAATATTTAATCCAAAGCGACTTGACTCCTTCGAGAGCATACGCATTGAAGAAAGGCGTGCTTTCATTTCTAGCTTGTATGCTCTCTCAGGAAAGCCAGTAGTTATGAGAGATCATCTAACACGTCTTACCCTCTCCACTGCAAGCCAGATGGTCTTGAGTAACAAGTACTTTGCACAATCTGAAGGGGAGAGATCTCTACCTACCTTTGAAGAATTCCAAGAGATGATAGATACTTGGTGTTTGCTGAGTGGTGTGTTCAATATTGGGGATTGGATACCATGGCTCGACAGATTTGACCTCCAAGGTTATgtaaagcaaatgaaagaacTTCACAAGAAATTTGATAGATTCCATAACCATGTGCTTGATGATCACCAGGCCAGgaggaaaacagagaaagatTTTATCCCTAAGGACATGGTTGACATTCTATTGCAATACGCTGAAGATCCAGATCTCCAGGTTAAACTCACCAGAGATCAGATAAAAGGGCTAATTCAG GACTTGCTGGTTGGTGGTACCGAAACCTCAGCTCTTACAGTAGAATGGGCATTGAATGAACTTCTCAAACATCCACGTCTCATTCGAAAGGCAACCGAAGAGCTTGACACAGTGATAGGGAGAGATAAGTGGGTGGAAGAGGCTGATTTCTCAAAACTGCCTTTTCTAGAGGCGATCATAAAGGAAACTTTTAGGTTACATCCACAGGCAACGCTACTTACGCCTAGGG ATGCCCTCGAGGATTGCACTGTAGCTGGTTATAACATTGCTAAAGGAACAACGGTGTTTATAAACACATGGAGTATAGGGAGGAACTCAAAGTATTGGGATTCTCCTGAAGAATTCATTCCAGAGAGGTTTTTGGAGAAGGATATTGACATGAAGGGACAAAACTTTGTGCTACTGCCCTTTGGCTCAGGTCGGAGGATGTGCCCAGGCTATAACCTTGGAATCAAACTTATTCGATCAATGTTGGCAAACTTGTTGCATGGATTCAACTGGAAATTGCCTCATGGCATGAAACCAGAGGAAATTTGCATGGAAGAACACTACGGACTCACAACTCATCCAAGGATTCCACTTGCTATGATCCCAGAACCACGTTTGCCGGTCAATCTCTATTAG